CTTGGCGCTCACCCTTGCCGGCTGCGCCGGTGGCGGTGGCGCGCCGACGCGTTACTACATCATTGGCCCGATTGAGGCTGATGCGCTGAGCCCAGGCGATGCGCCGTCCGCGGTACAGATCATCGGGCTGGATCTGCCTCAATACCTGGAGCGGGTCCAGATCGCGACCCAGGCGGCTCCGAACCGAATGCACTTTTCGGAGGCTCACCAGTGGAGTGAGAACCTGCGTAAGAACCTGCTGCGCACGCTGTCTCGCAACCTCTCGCGGCTGCTCGGCAGCCCCAGTATCGGCGCGCCCGGGGCGCGGAGCGCTACCGCACCGGATTACCGGGTGCGGGTCAGCGTCACGCAGTTTGAGCGAGACGTGGCTGGCACCGTTCGTCTCGACGCCAGCTGGCAGATTTTGGACGCCAGCGGCGCTCAGGCGGTACGCAGCTTTCAGAGTCAGCTGACCTCGGCGAGCACGGTCAGAGCGGGCGATTACGACGCAATTGTCGCGTCCATGCAAAGCCTGTTTGGCGAGCTGTCCGTGGCTATTGCGCGGCAGGTTGTCACTTTGGATGCCGATTCTTGACCCTGTCTCGCCCCATCGGTTTGATGACGGCGCTAATGCTGGCCGGCTGGTTAGCGCCAGTCGCTCCGCTCGATGCGCAGCCGGAGGAGTCATCCGCTGCGGTTGCCGCCGCGGAGCCTACCGGGTCTCCGATGGCCAACGCCTCGGGGCGGGACTTGATGGACGCGGTGTACGGCCGGCACCAGCGCTATCCTCACGTTTATGAGGAGCAGTCGATGGTGCTGGTGGACCGACACGGTCGCCGCGAGACTCGACGCCTGACGCTCTACTCGCGGCTCGAAGCGGACGGCAGCGTGAGGGTCCTGCTGCGCTTTACCGATCCCAGTGAACTGCTCGGCATGGCGCTGCTGGCCACGCTGTATCCAGACGGTACGTCAAAGCGCCAGGTGTTTTTGCCGGCGCTAGGGCGACAGCTGATCAGCAACAATTCGCTGAAAGGCGAAGATTTTGCGATCACGGATCCGCATTTTCTCGGCACCGATTTTTCGATCGAGAATCTCACCGGCGAAAACCTCGACCACTACCGCTACGAGCGTCGCCGCGACGCGCTGATGGATCAGGCGGAATATTACGTGGTCGACGCGTTCGACCCCGGCGTCGACCCCGCCACGGCGGCGCCGCTGCGGCGCCATTTCGTTATCAAGGAAGGGCTTTTCATTACCCGCACCGACCACTTCGCCGCAAACGGCGCGGTCGAGTCGCGGCAAACTCACCACGACCTGGTGGTGGTCAACGGCGAAACGTGGCGCGCCAACATGATGCTGATGAATAACCTGCGCGAGGTGCATCAGACGATTATCAAGGTCGACCAGCGCGTGTTCTCGCCGGACTACGTGCCCGATGAGGTGTTTACGGCCGACTGGATCTTCGCCAACGCGCCGGCGGTCGATGAGGAAGCGGCGGAGCCTCCTGATGACACAACGGATGCCGCCGCACCGCTGGAGGTGGACGCGTGATCAACGCGCTGTTCACGCTCGGCTTCCGGCGCCCGCTGTGGGTGGTGGCGCTGGTGACCGCCGTCACCGTCCTCGCGGCGATGGGGCTACCGAAGCTGGAGATCGACACCAGCTTCGGGAATCTGATCCCCGAAAATGATCCTGCCCGCGTGGCCTACCAGCAGGTGATGGAGGAGTTTGGGTCGGACAACCTGACCATCGTGTACGCCTCAGATAGTCTCCTCTGGACGCCGGAGGGCCTTCAGCGCCTGAATGAGCTCCAGCTTGCGCTCGAACGAATCGAGGACGTCGAGCGGGTCGACAGCGTTTTCAGCCTGCGCGCGATCCGCGGCATTGAGCCCGATGATCAAAATGCCCGCGCCGTGTCCCAGATCGAATCGATGCCGGTACTCGCCGACGTGCCCAAGACGCTGGCGGATGCCGAGGCGGCGCGCGACCGGGCTCTGGCTAACCCGCTGTACCTCGGCAACTTTCTGTCGACCGACGGTACCGCCACCGCCCTCCTGGTGTCGGTTGGCGATAACAACGATCGGCCGGACTTTGACCAGACGCTCAACGATGCGCTCGAGGCGGCCATGGCGCCGTTTCGGGGCGATTTCGACGGCCTGTTCCAGGTAGGCCCTCCGCGAATCCAGTCGGAGCTGGCCGCGAGCCTGAGCGGAGACTTCCGCCTCCTGGCGCCCCTGTCTGCCGCAGCGCTGGTGCTGGCGATGGTGGTGTTTCTGCGCAGCTCGGTGGCGGCGATGGTGCCGCTGGTGACGTCCGCACTGTCGATCATCTGGACTTTTGGTCTGCTCGGCTGGCTGGCCGTGCCGATGAATATGCTGAGCGCGATGATCCCGTCGCTCATCATCGCCATCGGCTCCACCGAAGACACGCACCTGATCGCGGCCTACTTTCGCGGGCTCGCCGAGCACCGACAACAGGAGCCCAACCAGGCCCGTCGCACCGCAATCCGCTACCTGGCGAGCCACGCCGGGCTGGCGCTGATTTTGACGGTGATCACCACCACGCTCGGTTTTGCGGCCAACCTGTTCAGCGATATCGGTCTAATCAAACAGTTTTCGATTGCCGCCACGGTCGCCATGGTCGCCAACGGTATCGTTACCGTGCTGGTTGTTCCGCCGCTGCTGTCGCAGCTCGGCCCTGCCCGACTGCCGCGGGCTTTTATCGCCGAGGCGGAGGCCAAAGCGCAGCAGCGGCCCGCTGTTCATCTGTCGGGTCGTATCGTCAATCTGTTTCGCCAATCGCAGCGCAGGTTCCCAATCGGCATCCTGCTGATCACCGCGGGGCTTGTCGTCTTTTTTCTTTACGAAGCGTCCAAGCTCTACGTCACCAACGATCCGCTGTCTTATTTCCCCAGCGATCGGCCGCTGGTTCAGGACACGCGCCGCATCAGCAGCGAACTTGCCGGTGTTCGGGTGTTTTTTGTCACGCTGAAAGCCGACTCCGATCGGGCGTTTCTGGAGCCGGACAACGTCCGAAAGCTCGCGGAGATCCAGGAGTTTGCGCGCGCGCAGGATGCCTACGACCGCAGCCTGTCGCTCGCTGATCACCTGCGCTACGTCAACGAACAGTTCCGGGGCCGCTTCGCCAGCAGCGACCTGCCCGAAACGCGCGCGCTGATCGCCCAGTACCTGCTTTTTTTCCACCGCAGCGAACTGGAAAGCTACGTCAGCCACGACTATCGCCGCGCCAACATCCTCGTGCGCCATTCCATCAGCGACTCCCATACGCTCAACGAATACGTACGGGAGCTCGAGGACGCGCTCGGAACGATTACGGGGCCAGGGATCCAGGCCGACATCGTCGGCGAAAACCTCATGGTCAATCAGGCCGCCGAAAGCCTGATGGTGGCGCAGCTCAAAGCGCTGGCGCTACTGCTGCTGCTGATCTTCGTCCTGATGTCGATCATGTTCACCTCCTTCAAGGGTGGCGCGCTGGCGCTGGTGCCCGCGATCATTCCCATCGCGCTGATGTTCGGCATCATGGGGCTGCTGAACATCCCGCTGAATCCAGGTACCGCCATGGTGGCGGTGATCGCTGTGGGAATTGCGGTAGACGGCACCATCCACCTGCTGGCGCGCTACAACGAACGCTGCCGCAAAACTTCTGACTACGTGCAGGCCGTCCATGACTCCATGGACGATGTGGCCACGCCCCTCATCAGCTCCAGCCTGGCGCTGGCGCTGGGCTTTGGGATGCTGCTCTTTTCCAACTTTACCGTCGTGGCCCAGTTCGGCGCCCTGGCAGCGGCCACGATGCTGATTTCCATTATCGCCAACCTGCTGGTCACTCCGATCCTGATGACCCGAATTCGTTTGGTTGGGCTCTATCAGATCCTCTCGATGCGGGTCGACCGCGAGGTGCTTGACCGCAGTACGCTGTTCAGCGGCATGTCCGGCTATCAGCGCCGCAAAGCCATTCTGATTTCGGAAATGCACGAGGTCGAAGCCGGTGAGCTGCTGGTGGAGCAAGGGGTGGTCGGCCGCAGCATGTATCTGATCCTGGAAGGGGAGGCCGAGGTGATTCGGCGGGACGGGGGCAGCAGCCGAACGCTGGCGATGCTGAAACCCGGAGAGATCTTCGGTGAGATCGGCTACATCCGCGCGGTGGAGCGTACCGCGGACGTGCGGGCGCGCACGCCGGTGACGGTGCTGCGCTTTCAGTTCGACCGCATGCAGAAAGACCTCAAGTTCTTCCCCACGATTGTCGCGAACCTCAACTTCAACATCAGCGCCATTCTAGGCGAGCGATTGGCCGACACGCTCGATCACGGCAACCCCGGCTGACACGCCTGCAGCGCACGATAAGGGCCCTGCCCTATACTGGCGGAGAACCGAACGGATGAGACCCACCTTATGAGCCAAAAGCTGTCGCGCCGAAGCGTTCTCTCCATCCTCGGATCAACGCCGGGACTGGCGGCGTTGCCCTCTCACGCTCAGGAGAGCCAGTCTCCCGTCTGGGACCTGCTGGTAGTCGGCGGCGGGAACGCCGGGATGCCGGCCGCCATCTTCGCCGCCGAGCGAGGCGCCCGGGTGCTGATCATCGATGCGGCGACCCAGCTTGGTGGGACGCTCTGGCTGTCCTCAGGCCAGATGAGCGCAGCCGGCACCCAGCTGCAGGCGAGCAAAGGGATCGAAGATTCCCCCCAATTGCACTACGACGACATTATGCGCATCAGCGAAGGGACGGCGGACCCCGATCTGGTTCGACTCGCGGTGTTCAACGCCGCGGCGACCTTCGACTGGCTGATGGACCACGGGCTCGATGTGCACGATGAACATCCCGTCACCGGCACCAATCACGAGCCCTACAGCCAGGCCCGCTACGCCTGGGGTAAAGATCAGGGACGGTCCATCATTCGCGTTCTCAACGAACAGCTTCAGCCGCACATCGACGCCGGTCGGGTATCGGTCAGCCTGCGGACGGAAGTGACCGAGCTGGTCCTGACGCCTGACGGATCGGTGGCAGGGGTGATCGCACGCGACGAAGCCGGCGAGGTGGTTCAGCACTCTGCACGCCATACGCTGCTGGCCTGCGGCGGTTATACGGCCAACGAAGACATGTTCCTGCAGCTCGAAGGCGCGCGCGACTTCGCTGATGTGACCTACCCCTACAGCCAGGGAGCAGGCATCACGCTGGCGTTAACCGCCGGCGGCTCCGTACGCGGCGGCGAACATCACCTGCCGCTGTTTGGC
This DNA window, taken from Pseudomonadota bacterium, encodes the following:
- a CDS encoding PqiC family protein, which gives rise to MITAACIRSTRLFAATLALALTLAGCAGGGGAPTRYYIIGPIEADALSPGDAPSAVQIIGLDLPQYLERVQIATQAAPNRMHFSEAHQWSENLRKNLLRTLSRNLSRLLGSPSIGAPGARSATAPDYRVRVSVTQFERDVAGTVRLDASWQILDASGAQAVRSFQSQLTSASTVRAGDYDAIVASMQSLFGELSVAIARQVVTLDADS
- a CDS encoding outer membrane lipoprotein-sorting protein, with protein sequence MTLSRPIGLMTALMLAGWLAPVAPLDAQPEESSAAVAAAEPTGSPMANASGRDLMDAVYGRHQRYPHVYEEQSMVLVDRHGRRETRRLTLYSRLEADGSVRVLLRFTDPSELLGMALLATLYPDGTSKRQVFLPALGRQLISNNSLKGEDFAITDPHFLGTDFSIENLTGENLDHYRYERRRDALMDQAEYYVVDAFDPGVDPATAAPLRRHFVIKEGLFITRTDHFAANGAVESRQTHHDLVVVNGETWRANMMLMNNLREVHQTIIKVDQRVFSPDYVPDEVFTADWIFANAPAVDEEAAEPPDDTTDAAAPLEVDA
- a CDS encoding MMPL family transporter, whose protein sequence is MINALFTLGFRRPLWVVALVTAVTVLAAMGLPKLEIDTSFGNLIPENDPARVAYQQVMEEFGSDNLTIVYASDSLLWTPEGLQRLNELQLALERIEDVERVDSVFSLRAIRGIEPDDQNARAVSQIESMPVLADVPKTLADAEAARDRALANPLYLGNFLSTDGTATALLVSVGDNNDRPDFDQTLNDALEAAMAPFRGDFDGLFQVGPPRIQSELAASLSGDFRLLAPLSAAALVLAMVVFLRSSVAAMVPLVTSALSIIWTFGLLGWLAVPMNMLSAMIPSLIIAIGSTEDTHLIAAYFRGLAEHRQQEPNQARRTAIRYLASHAGLALILTVITTTLGFAANLFSDIGLIKQFSIAATVAMVANGIVTVLVVPPLLSQLGPARLPRAFIAEAEAKAQQRPAVHLSGRIVNLFRQSQRRFPIGILLITAGLVVFFLYEASKLYVTNDPLSYFPSDRPLVQDTRRISSELAGVRVFFVTLKADSDRAFLEPDNVRKLAEIQEFARAQDAYDRSLSLADHLRYVNEQFRGRFASSDLPETRALIAQYLLFFHRSELESYVSHDYRRANILVRHSISDSHTLNEYVRELEDALGTITGPGIQADIVGENLMVNQAAESLMVAQLKALALLLLLIFVLMSIMFTSFKGGALALVPAIIPIALMFGIMGLLNIPLNPGTAMVAVIAVGIAVDGTIHLLARYNERCRKTSDYVQAVHDSMDDVATPLISSSLALALGFGMLLFSNFTVVAQFGALAAATMLISIIANLLVTPILMTRIRLVGLYQILSMRVDREVLDRSTLFSGMSGYQRRKAILISEMHEVEAGELLVEQGVVGRSMYLILEGEAEVIRRDGGSSRTLAMLKPGEIFGEIGYIRAVERTADVRARTPVTVLRFQFDRMQKDLKFFPTIVANLNFNISAILGERLADTLDHGNPG
- a CDS encoding FAD-dependent oxidoreductase; translated protein: MSQKLSRRSVLSILGSTPGLAALPSHAQESQSPVWDLLVVGGGNAGMPAAIFAAERGARVLIIDAATQLGGTLWLSSGQMSAAGTQLQASKGIEDSPQLHYDDIMRISEGTADPDLVRLAVFNAAATFDWLMDHGLDVHDEHPVTGTNHEPYSQARYAWGKDQGRSIIRVLNEQLQPHIDAGRVSVSLRTEVTELVLTPDGSVAGVIARDEAGEVVQHSARHTLLACGGYTANEDMFLQLEGARDFADVTYPYSQGAGITLALTAGGSVRGGEHHLPLFGAVLASDSYPARMIGTVRPWPPARPPWEIYVNAHGQRFLREDIPSHHAHENALLEQPEERCWVIFDEAIFTRAPQLVRGSFAGPLDAEDIRLAFDSGMAMFYKADSIEQLAKAAGIDAAGLAATVADYNRGQADGRDSLGRQHLPLPIAEPPFYAVQLQSWLLTSFAGVAVDDRLRVIREDGSPVANLYAAGELLGSGQFNGRSYCGGMLVTPALTFGRLLGQKLLDFA